The Phycisphaeraceae bacterium genome segment GGACATTGCGGCGGAGTACATCGCCGCCCAGTTCCGCCGGGCGGGGCTGGAGCCGCTGGTCGCGGGCGACGGCGGCGCCACCGCGTCGTACTTTCAGGAGACGACGATCAACGCCCCCATGCGCTCGCCCGACGACTTCTGGGCCCGGGTGCGCGTGGCGGACGGCGAGTGGGTGCTGCCCGGCGCGGCGGCATCAGTGCTTTCCGGGCCGATGGCGCTCAACGTGCGCGATGTGCCGACGATTCATGCGCCGTTCGATGCCGACCCCGCCACGACGTTCGCGGAGAAGAACAGCCCACTGGTCGTGCTGACGAACATTCCCGACCCGACGACGATCCCCGCGGATGAGGCCGGAGCGTTCCGTGAGCGATACCAGCAGTTCACCACCGCCGCCAAAGAAGCGGGAGCAGTGGCGATTCTGGCCTTCGACACCCAACCCGACAGCCGCGAACCGGCCCGGCGTTCGGGGCTGACGAGCCAGGTTCCCGTGTTCCGCATCGCCGGGCAGCGGTACATGAACATCCCCGCCGGCATGGCGGCCCGCAACGAGCCGATGCTGACCGACCTGCGCTACGACATTCCCCAGCCGCGCCCCGCGGGCGTGCGCAACGTGGCGGCGATTCTGCGCGGCGGCGACCCGGCGCTCGCGGATTCATACATCATCGTCAGCGCTCACTATGACCACATCGGGCGCGGACGCGCCGTGGAAGGCGACGACATCTATAACGGCGCCAACGATGACGGAAGCGGAACGGTGGCGCTGATCGAGATCGCCCACGCGCTGGCGACGTTGCCGGACGAGCGGAGGCCGGGTCGATCCATCATCTTCCTCGCGCTCTTCGGCGAGGAGAAGGGCATGCTCGGCTCGCGCTTCTACGTGCAGAACCCGCTCGTGCCGCTGGAGAAGACCGTCGCCAACATCAATCTGGAGCACCTCGGTCGCACGGACGACTCCGAAGGCGAGAGCGTCCGGCGGCTGGTGCCGACGGGCTATGACTTCTCGACGGCGATCGAGCCGTTCATCCGCGCCGGTGAGCGCACGGGCGTGACGATCTTCCACCACCCGCGCAACAGCGCGAGTTTCTTCGGGCGCAGCGACAACATCGCCTTTGCGAGCGCGGGCGTTCCCGCTCACACGTTCTGCACGGCGTTCATCTTTCCGGATTATCACGGCGCGGGCGACCACTGGGACAAGGTGGACTACGACAACCTGGCGGCGGTGTGCAGAACCCTCGCCGTGGGGTTAGTTGAACTGGCCAACGCGTCGGAGCCGCCCCGCTGGAACGAGGCGCACCGGGCCACGGGGCGGTACGTGCAGGCGTGGAAGAAACTGCACGGCGTCGAGTAAGCGAGTCGGGAGTTTCCTGACGATTGCCGTGCGACCGTGCGTGACGCGGTAGGTTCCCGCCATGCTCATCTACGCGGGCATTGATGAGGCGGGCTACGGACCGATGCTGGGTCCGCTGTGCGTGGCGTGCAGCGCGTTCGTGCTGCGCGATCATGATCCCGCCGCGGGCGCGCCCGATGTGTGGGGCATGGTCGGCTCCACGGTGTGCCGCGCGGGCGAAGATCGCAGCGGGCGCGTCGCCATCGACGATTCCAAGAAGCTCAAGGGCGCCAATGGCGGCGCTGTGCATCCGCTCAAGCGGCTGGAGCGAGGCGTGCTGGCCACCATGGCGGCGGCAGCGAACGGCGCGCTGTTGGAAAGCGACGAACGGCTTCTGCACGCCCTGGGCGCCGTGGCGCCGAGCCGCCCGTGGTACGAGGGCGTCACTCCGCTTCCCGCGGCGAACGACGCCGACATGCTCCGCATCGACGCGGCACGGCTGAACCGGGCGCTGGCCGGC includes the following:
- a CDS encoding M28 family peptidase: MTTPRTIVGLSAALLLALLAAMAPAPAAPRSHAVAADLPASVEAISPNSLRGHLSFIASDLLEGRDTPSRGLDIAAEYIAAQFRRAGLEPLVAGDGGATASYFQETTINAPMRSPDDFWARVRVADGEWVLPGAAASVLSGPMALNVRDVPTIHAPFDADPATTFAEKNSPLVVLTNIPDPTTIPADEAGAFRERYQQFTTAAKEAGAVAILAFDTQPDSREPARRSGLTSQVPVFRIAGQRYMNIPAGMAARNEPMLTDLRYDIPQPRPAGVRNVAAILRGGDPALADSYIIVSAHYDHIGRGRAVEGDDIYNGANDDGSGTVALIEIAHALATLPDERRPGRSIIFLALFGEEKGMLGSRFYVQNPLVPLEKTVANINLEHLGRTDDSEGESVRRLVPTGYDFSTAIEPFIRAGERTGVTIFHHPRNSASFFGRSDNIAFASAGVPAHTFCTAFIFPDYHGAGDHWDKVDYDNLAAVCRTLAVGLVELANASEPPRWNEAHRATGRYVQAWKKLHGVE